The Micromonospora sp. NBC_00421 genome contains a region encoding:
- a CDS encoding ABC transporter permease: MTTRDTTVVAGSDRTRPDGPTRARHRQRPARRRRVPLRARLGRDWQLLAMVTPGFLVLLVFSYLPILGNVIAFQDYNPYLGDNPLQAFARSNWIGFGQFQLLFEDSAFWEALRNTLAITAFQLVFFFPLPIFLAIMLHNLLSSRWRGFVQTVVYLPHFFSWVLVVSFFVAMLGGAGLLAQTMRDAGMQPWNVMTNPDTFIILVTAEAVWKDVGWGTIVFLAALSTIDTSLYEAAAADGAGRWRRLWHITLPGLRPVIVLLLILRLGDALSVGFEQFLLQREAVGRQAAEVLDTFVYHFSIATGNYGYGAAAGLFKAAIGLGLILAANRVAHLLGERGIYSK, translated from the coding sequence ATGACCACTCGCGACACCACCGTCGTGGCCGGGTCCGACCGGACCCGGCCCGACGGCCCCACCCGGGCGAGGCACCGCCAGCGCCCCGCCCGTCGGCGCCGGGTGCCGCTGCGCGCCCGGCTCGGGCGGGACTGGCAACTGCTGGCCATGGTGACGCCCGGCTTCCTCGTCCTGCTGGTCTTCAGCTACCTGCCGATCCTCGGCAACGTCATCGCCTTCCAGGACTACAACCCCTACCTCGGGGACAACCCCCTGCAGGCGTTCGCGCGCAGCAACTGGATCGGCTTCGGCCAGTTCCAGCTGCTCTTCGAGGACTCGGCCTTCTGGGAAGCGCTCCGCAACACCCTGGCGATCACCGCGTTCCAGCTGGTCTTCTTCTTCCCGCTGCCGATCTTCCTGGCGATCATGCTGCACAACCTGCTCTCCAGCCGGTGGCGCGGCTTCGTGCAGACCGTCGTCTACCTGCCGCACTTCTTCAGCTGGGTGCTGGTGGTCAGCTTCTTCGTCGCCATGCTCGGCGGCGCCGGCCTGCTCGCGCAGACCATGCGCGACGCCGGCATGCAGCCGTGGAACGTGATGACCAACCCGGACACCTTCATCATCCTGGTCACCGCCGAGGCGGTCTGGAAGGACGTCGGCTGGGGGACCATCGTCTTCCTCGCCGCGCTGTCCACCATCGACACCAGCCTCTACGAGGCGGCGGCGGCCGACGGCGCCGGCCGGTGGCGGCGGCTGTGGCACATCACCCTGCCCGGTCTGCGCCCGGTGATCGTGCTGCTGCTCATCCTGCGGCTGGGTGACGCCCTCTCGGTCGGCTTCGAACAGTTCCTGCTGCAACGCGAGGCGGTGGGCCGGCAGGCCGCCGAGGTGCTCGACACCTTCGTCTACCACTTCTCCATCGCCACCGGGAACTACGGCTACGGGGCGGCGGCCGGCCTGTTCAAGGCCGCGATCGGGCTCGGCCTGATCCTGGCCGCCAACCGGGTCGCCCACCTGCTCGGCGAACGGGGGATCTACTCGAAATGA
- a CDS encoding DUF6297 family protein produces MTSTRTSPPPVVGPAPRELRARLRRARRRHHPGSLGEVLTDAYVVVLFVALYGWFAVAAIRDHLAAPQVTRTDPGDRYWIAVAAVTAGAGLAWWGLRLIGPLLVTPATQTWLVSSPVDRRAWLLPRFGGLVGGVTAGAGLLAVAAAFAGGLDRPADLGWSALAGLTCGATATGCAVIAQSARATPRWAGLLTVGLPAVGAAIAVLVVVGHAVGWSLPLPPVPLTAGVGLALLPVAVASTVRAHRQLARVDRAALTTGAQFANAATTAAVLLDPSLLAALVESRRWRAVGLVRGRRFRPGGRFPVLLQAEVRRLSRRRGALVGWAGALLTMYAVAVALPSAAGPAHVILAYLATGLLTGGLRAVSRSPGLRRSLGGNDILLRLTHLVLPGVGATLWYLATLPALRSVPGPLDAVLLPGVVTAAFWAGTRPPMRYGGAMVNTPFAMMPVDLVRQVLRGPDLVAALVVVQLLWS; encoded by the coding sequence GTGACGTCGACCAGGACCTCCCCACCGCCGGTGGTCGGACCCGCACCCCGGGAACTGCGGGCCCGGCTGCGACGGGCCCGCCGCCGGCACCATCCCGGTTCGCTCGGCGAGGTGCTCACCGACGCCTACGTCGTGGTCCTGTTCGTCGCCCTGTACGGCTGGTTCGCGGTCGCCGCGATCCGCGACCACCTGGCGGCCCCACAGGTCACCCGGACCGACCCGGGCGACCGGTACTGGATCGCCGTCGCCGCCGTGACGGCGGGGGCCGGACTCGCCTGGTGGGGGCTGCGGCTGATCGGACCGCTGCTGGTCACCCCCGCTACCCAGACCTGGCTGGTCAGCTCTCCGGTGGACCGCCGGGCGTGGCTGCTCCCCCGGTTCGGCGGGCTGGTCGGCGGCGTCACCGCCGGGGCGGGCCTGCTGGCGGTGGCGGCCGCTTTCGCCGGTGGCCTCGACCGCCCCGCCGACCTGGGCTGGTCGGCGTTGGCCGGTCTCACCTGCGGAGCCACCGCGACCGGGTGTGCCGTCATCGCCCAGAGCGCCCGCGCCACGCCCCGCTGGGCGGGACTGCTCACCGTCGGTCTGCCCGCCGTCGGTGCGGCGATCGCGGTGCTGGTGGTGGTCGGGCACGCCGTCGGGTGGTCCCTCCCGCTGCCACCGGTGCCGCTCACCGCCGGCGTCGGCCTGGCGTTGCTGCCGGTCGCGGTGGCGTCGACCGTCCGCGCGCACCGGCAGCTCGCCCGGGTGGACCGGGCGGCGCTGACCACGGGGGCGCAGTTCGCCAACGCCGCCACCACCGCCGCCGTGCTGCTGGATCCGTCGCTGCTCGCCGCGCTGGTGGAGAGCCGCCGGTGGCGCGCGGTCGGACTGGTGCGCGGCCGACGGTTCCGCCCCGGTGGCCGGTTCCCGGTGCTGCTCCAGGCGGAGGTACGCCGGTTGTCCCGGCGTCGGGGCGCCCTCGTCGGCTGGGCCGGGGCGCTGCTGACCATGTACGCCGTCGCGGTGGCGCTGCCGTCGGCCGCGGGCCCGGCACACGTGATCCTGGCGTACCTGGCGACGGGTCTGCTCACCGGCGGGCTCCGCGCGGTGAGCCGTTCACCGGGCCTGCGGCGGTCCCTCGGCGGCAACGACATCCTGCTGCGACTGACGCACCTGGTCCTGCCGGGCGTCGGGGCCACGCTGTGGTACCTGGCCACCCTGCCCGCCCTACGGTCGGTCCCCGGCCCGCTCGACGCGGTGCTGCTGCCCGGGGTCGTGACGGCCGCCTTCTGGGCCGGCACCCGCCCACCGATGCGCTACGGCGGGGCGATGGTCAACACCCCCTTCGCGATGATGCCGGTCGACCTGGTCCGTCAGGTGCTGCGCGGCCCTGATCTGGTCGCCGCGCTGGTCGTCGTCCAACTGCTGTGGAGCTGA
- a CDS encoding LLM class flavin-dependent oxidoreductase translates to MKFLLITLITHLPDPVTGRRRSTTERFREVVDTAVLAEELGFDGYGVGERHERPFISSSPPVVLSHIAARTRTIRLFTAVTTLSLLDPVRAYEDYATLDHLCDGRLELIIGKGNGTAQAQLFHVTAEDQWDRNREGYELFRRLWREDRVTWSGRYRPALTEAETWPRPLQQPIRVWHGSATSRESVDLAARHGDPIFSANVTNPVEPYAELVRYYRQRWVHHGHDPADALVGAGTAGFYTARTSQEAVETYRPIFEARLAAFRRLGVEPVFPTIEDAVARSSLLVGSPQQIVDKVLRYHGQLGHEVMHLQADHDGLTEKAHRLSLELFQAEVAPVLRREIPSRPFRPPATAAAPR, encoded by the coding sequence ATGAAGTTCCTGCTGATCACCCTGATCACCCACCTGCCCGACCCGGTCACCGGACGACGCCGGAGCACCACCGAACGGTTCCGGGAGGTGGTCGACACGGCAGTGCTCGCCGAGGAACTCGGTTTCGACGGCTACGGCGTCGGCGAACGACACGAACGCCCCTTCATCTCCTCCTCCCCGCCGGTGGTGCTGAGCCACATCGCGGCGCGGACCCGCACCATCCGGCTCTTCACCGCCGTCACCACGCTGAGCCTGCTCGACCCGGTCCGCGCCTACGAGGACTACGCCACCCTCGACCACCTCTGCGACGGTCGGCTGGAACTGATCATCGGCAAGGGCAACGGCACCGCCCAGGCCCAGCTCTTCCACGTCACCGCCGAGGATCAGTGGGACCGCAACCGGGAGGGCTACGAGCTGTTCCGTCGGCTCTGGCGGGAGGACCGGGTCACCTGGTCGGGCCGGTACCGACCGGCGCTGACCGAGGCCGAGACCTGGCCCCGTCCGCTGCAACAGCCCATCCGGGTCTGGCACGGCAGCGCCACCAGCCGGGAGTCGGTCGACCTGGCCGCCCGCCACGGCGACCCGATCTTCTCCGCCAACGTCACCAACCCGGTCGAGCCGTACGCCGAGCTGGTGCGCTACTACCGGCAGCGGTGGGTGCACCACGGCCACGACCCGGCGGACGCCCTCGTCGGGGCCGGCACCGCCGGCTTCTACACCGCCCGGACCTCGCAGGAGGCGGTCGAGACGTACCGGCCGATCTTCGAGGCCCGGCTCGCCGCGTTCCGCCGGCTCGGCGTCGAACCGGTCTTCCCCACCATCGAGGACGCCGTGGCCCGCAGCTCCCTGCTGGTCGGCAGCCCGCAGCAGATCGTCGACAAGGTGCTGCGCTACCACGGGCAGCTCGGCCACGAGGTGATGCACCTCCAAGCCGACCACGACGGGCTGACCGAAAAGGCCCACCGGCTGAGCCTGGAGCTGTTCCAGGCCGAGGTGGCGCCGGTGCTGCGCCGGGAGATCCCCAGCCGTCCCTTCCGTCCGCCGGCGACCGCCGCCGCACCACGCTGA
- a CDS encoding GNAT family N-acetyltransferase, whose translation MTGPQTSTPVTVCRLRWDDPDAVALRAAMTGELRQRYADRPHDPIHLPPARVLAPGSVAWTGVAYTADALPVGHAALRWHGVDLELKRMYVVPAHRGRGVADQLLDAAREAAGQFGAGRIVLQTGDRQPDAVRRYERAGYRPVPVFPPYDALPYSRCYALVVRPASARKAPVPA comes from the coding sequence ATGACCGGCCCGCAGACGTCCACCCCGGTCACCGTCTGCCGGCTGCGCTGGGACGACCCGGACGCGGTGGCCCTGCGGGCGGCGATGACCGGGGAACTGCGCCAGCGCTACGCCGACCGTCCGCACGACCCGATCCACCTGCCCCCGGCGCGGGTGCTCGCCCCCGGCTCGGTGGCCTGGACCGGGGTGGCCTACACCGCCGACGCGCTCCCGGTCGGCCACGCCGCGCTGCGCTGGCACGGCGTCGACCTGGAACTCAAACGGATGTACGTGGTGCCCGCCCACCGGGGGCGGGGCGTCGCCGACCAGCTCCTGGACGCCGCCCGCGAAGCGGCCGGGCAGTTCGGCGCGGGCCGGATCGTGCTCCAGACCGGCGACCGGCAACCCGACGCGGTCCGCCGCTACGAACGCGCCGGCTACCGGCCGGTCCCGGTCTTCCCGCCGTACGACGCGTTGCCCTACTCCCGCTGCTACGCCCTGGTGGTACGCCCCGCCTCCGCACGGAAGGCCCCGGTCCCGGCATGA
- a CDS encoding PQQ-dependent sugar dehydrogenase has product MRARSMVVAAVVAGLAATGAGTATLAGAAPAAQAPAAVALATGDFDFTRPQVVATGLTVPWGMDFLPDGSALTALRNSGQVVRVRPGQAPEQVAQVSGVNATGEGGLLGLAVSPGYVQDGYVYVYLTTATDNRIVRFRLTAPQNQEPVLTGLARSSIHNGGRIAFGPDGMLYAGVGDAGQTANAQNPQSRNGKILRMRPDGSVPSDNPTAGSLVYSLGHRNVQGLTWDAQGRLYAAEFGQNTWDEVNLIVAGGNYGWPTVEGRANDPRFRDPLVVWSTAEASPSGAAIAGNRLFVAALRGTRLWNVPLTGTGGVGTPTAELTGAYGRLRTVEYGPDGWLWVTTSNRDGRGTPAATDDRILRFPPRDTATPQPTTAPPTTAPPTSSPTTPPPTTTPPGTPPPVSCRVSWQPNQWNGGFTAEVSITNLGFSVTGWTLTWTFGADQRVTNAWNAQVTQSGAAVTARNVAWNGDLPQSGTVTFGIQGTFGTSNPRPTAFQFNGGVCLVQ; this is encoded by the coding sequence GTGAGAGCCCGTTCGATGGTGGTGGCGGCGGTCGTGGCGGGGCTCGCGGCGACCGGCGCAGGCACCGCCACGCTCGCCGGTGCCGCCCCGGCCGCCCAGGCACCGGCCGCGGTGGCCCTGGCCACCGGTGACTTCGACTTCACCCGCCCCCAGGTGGTGGCCACCGGCCTGACGGTCCCCTGGGGGATGGACTTCCTGCCCGACGGCAGCGCCCTGACGGCGCTGCGCAACTCCGGCCAGGTGGTGCGGGTCCGCCCCGGGCAGGCCCCCGAGCAGGTGGCCCAGGTCTCCGGCGTCAACGCCACGGGCGAGGGCGGGCTGCTCGGCCTCGCGGTCTCCCCGGGGTACGTCCAGGACGGTTACGTCTACGTCTACCTCACCACCGCCACGGACAACCGGATCGTCCGCTTCCGGCTCACCGCGCCCCAGAACCAGGAGCCGGTCCTGACCGGGCTGGCCCGGTCCAGCATCCACAACGGCGGGCGGATCGCCTTCGGCCCGGACGGGATGCTCTACGCCGGCGTCGGCGACGCGGGGCAGACGGCCAACGCGCAGAACCCGCAGAGCCGCAACGGCAAGATCCTCCGGATGCGGCCGGACGGTTCGGTGCCATCGGACAACCCGACGGCCGGCTCCCTGGTCTACAGCCTCGGGCACCGCAACGTGCAGGGCCTGACCTGGGACGCCCAGGGCCGGCTCTATGCCGCCGAGTTCGGGCAGAACACCTGGGACGAGGTCAACCTCATCGTGGCCGGCGGCAACTACGGCTGGCCGACGGTCGAGGGTCGGGCCAACGATCCCCGGTTCCGGGATCCGCTCGTGGTCTGGTCGACCGCCGAGGCGTCCCCGAGCGGCGCGGCGATCGCCGGCAACCGGCTCTTCGTCGCCGCGCTGCGGGGTACCCGGCTGTGGAACGTGCCGCTCACCGGGACCGGTGGGGTCGGCACCCCGACGGCCGAGTTGACGGGCGCCTACGGCCGTCTGCGCACCGTCGAGTACGGGCCGGACGGCTGGCTCTGGGTCACCACCAGCAACCGGGACGGGCGCGGCACCCCGGCGGCCACCGACGACCGCATCCTGCGCTTCCCGCCGAGGGACACCGCCACCCCGCAACCGACCACTGCCCCGCCGACGACCGCCCCGCCGACCAGCTCGCCCACGACGCCCCCGCCCACCACCACCCCGCCCGGCACGCCCCCGCCCGTCTCGTGCCGGGTCAGTTGGCAGCCCAACCAGTGGAACGGCGGGTTCACCGCCGAGGTGTCGATCACCAACCTCGGGTTCTCGGTGACCGGTTGGACGTTGACCTGGACCTTCGGTGCCGACCAGCGGGTCACCAACGCCTGGAACGCGCAGGTGACCCAGTCCGGGGCCGCCGTCACCGCCCGTAACGTCGCCTGGAACGGCGACCTGCCGCAGAGCGGCACGGTCACCTTCGGCATCCAGGGCACCTTCGGCACGAGCAACCCGCGCCCCACCGCGTTCCAGTTCAACGGGGGTGTCTGCCTGGTCCAGTAA
- a CDS encoding ABC transporter ATP-binding protein, which produces MSILAVRGLIRRFGALVVLDDVRFQLDAGQVAVVVGPNGAGKTTLLRCVVGADRPDEGEVLLDGRRCDETDPRVRAAVAAALDDVDFFPDLSVVEHLELVAYAHGGTADPVAEVLTELGLEPARDQLPATLSSGQRRRLALASCFVRPRRLLVLDEPEQRLDVRGRAWLTQRLLREKAAGTAVLMASHDTDLIDAVADRRVEIGG; this is translated from the coding sequence GTGAGCATCCTTGCCGTACGCGGGCTGATCCGCCGGTTCGGCGCGCTGGTCGTCCTCGACGACGTGCGCTTCCAGCTCGACGCGGGGCAGGTCGCCGTCGTCGTCGGCCCGAACGGCGCCGGCAAGACCACCCTGCTGCGCTGCGTCGTCGGGGCGGACCGCCCCGACGAGGGCGAGGTCCTGCTCGACGGCCGCCGCTGTGACGAGACCGACCCCCGGGTCCGCGCGGCGGTCGCCGCCGCCCTCGACGACGTCGACTTCTTTCCGGACCTGTCCGTCGTCGAACACCTCGAACTGGTCGCCTACGCTCACGGCGGCACCGCCGACCCGGTCGCGGAGGTGCTCACCGAACTCGGTCTCGAACCGGCCCGCGACCAACTCCCGGCGACCCTCTCCAGCGGCCAGCGCCGCCGCCTCGCCCTCGCCTCCTGCTTCGTACGCCCGCGCCGGTTGCTCGTCCTCGACGAACCGGAGCAGCGCCTCGACGTCCGGGGCCGGGCCTGGCTGACGCAGCGGCTCCTGCGGGAGAAGGCGGCCGGCACGGCGGTGCTGATGGCGTCCCACGACACCGATCTGATCGACGCGGTCGCCGACCGGCGGGTCGAGATCGGCGGCTGA
- a CDS encoding LLM class flavin-dependent oxidoreductase, translating to MSSTALSVLDLSPVPAGGTVTDALRHTVDLARRVEQFGYRRYWLAEHHLAAGVASAAPAVLIGQVAAATSVLRVGSGAVQVGHRTALSVVEEFGTLAALHPGRIDLGIGRSGQRRAEAAQEPAAPLPPPAEARVVDGLLIPAPFSFAHLVGAPRYALAAALLHQAGAQPPAFAGQLDDILALLRGDYRDADGLDAHAVPGEGADLQVWLLGSSGGESARLAGALGLPFAANYHVSPASVLDAVGAYRAAFRPSAALAEPYLVVSADVVVADTDAEARRLAVPYAPWVRGIRSGGGAIPYPSPEQAAVLPWTDADRQLVADRVDTQFVGAPETVAARLRTLRDVTGADELLVTTITHDHADRVRSYQLLAKEWAQSGDAGRA from the coding sequence ATGTCATCGACCGCACTGTCCGTGCTCGACCTGTCCCCGGTGCCCGCCGGTGGCACCGTCACCGACGCCCTGCGGCACACCGTGGACCTGGCCCGCCGGGTCGAACAGTTCGGTTACCGCCGCTACTGGCTGGCCGAGCACCACCTGGCCGCCGGGGTGGCCAGTGCCGCCCCGGCCGTGCTCATCGGGCAGGTCGCCGCGGCCACCAGCGTGCTGCGGGTCGGCTCCGGCGCGGTGCAGGTGGGTCACCGCACCGCCCTGTCGGTGGTGGAGGAGTTCGGCACCCTCGCCGCCCTCCACCCGGGTCGCATCGACCTCGGCATCGGCCGGTCCGGCCAGCGTCGGGCCGAGGCCGCCCAGGAACCCGCCGCGCCCCTGCCACCACCGGCCGAGGCCCGGGTGGTCGACGGGCTGCTGATCCCCGCACCTTTCTCCTTCGCCCACCTCGTCGGCGCACCCCGGTACGCGCTCGCCGCCGCGCTGCTGCACCAGGCCGGTGCTCAGCCGCCCGCGTTCGCCGGGCAGCTCGACGACATCCTCGCGTTGCTGCGCGGCGACTACCGGGACGCCGACGGCCTGGACGCGCACGCCGTCCCGGGGGAGGGGGCGGACCTCCAGGTGTGGCTGCTGGGCAGCAGCGGTGGGGAGAGCGCCCGACTCGCCGGGGCGCTGGGCCTGCCCTTCGCCGCCAACTACCACGTCAGCCCCGCCTCGGTGCTGGACGCGGTCGGCGCCTACCGGGCCGCGTTCCGACCTTCGGCGGCGCTGGCCGAGCCGTACCTGGTGGTCTCCGCCGACGTGGTGGTCGCCGACACCGATGCCGAGGCGCGTCGGCTGGCCGTGCCGTACGCGCCATGGGTGCGCGGCATCCGCAGCGGCGGGGGCGCGATCCCGTACCCGAGTCCCGAGCAGGCCGCCGTCCTGCCGTGGACGGACGCCGACCGGCAGCTCGTCGCCGACCGGGTGGACACCCAGTTCGTCGGCGCGCCGGAGACGGTCGCCGCCCGGTTGCGCACCCTGCGGGACGTCACCGGCGCCGACGAGCTGCTGGTCACCACGATCACCCACGATCACGCCGACCGGGTGCGGTCCTACCAGCTGCTGGCGAAGGAATGGGCCCAGTCCGGCGACGCCGGCCGGGCCTGA
- a CDS encoding carbohydrate ABC transporter permease, which yields MTETVALRARTGRDRRPVWEEPPTRIGQGLKAAFLTLLVLSVLFPLWVILVTSLSSRETLAEAGGIVVIPRGIDTAAYETIFAGGAVTRALWISTLVTVIGSALALTVTVLAAYGLSQPHSVGYRWLLIYFLVPFLVYPPLVPKYLVVTGLGLKDTIWALILPPAISVFNLVVVRGFFQAIPQELLDSARVDGASHFRTLMRIVLPLSRAVIAVVGLFYAVSYWNVWFDALLFMDRNDMYPIQRVLQSYLLAGQAPHTSGGSSGVTMPPTEAIKMAVVVLTVAPIVAVYPFIQRHFIKGVLIGAVKG from the coding sequence ATGACCGAGACCGTCGCACTGCGGGCCCGCACCGGGCGCGACCGTCGGCCCGTGTGGGAGGAACCGCCGACCCGGATCGGCCAGGGGCTCAAGGCCGCCTTCCTGACCCTGCTCGTGCTCAGCGTGCTCTTCCCGCTCTGGGTGATCCTGGTGACCAGCCTGTCCTCCCGGGAGACCCTCGCCGAGGCCGGCGGCATCGTCGTCATCCCCCGGGGCATCGACACCGCGGCCTACGAAACGATCTTCGCCGGTGGGGCGGTCACCCGGGCGTTGTGGATCAGCACGCTGGTCACCGTCATCGGCAGCGCGCTGGCGCTGACCGTGACGGTGCTCGCCGCGTACGGGCTGTCCCAGCCGCATTCGGTCGGCTACCGCTGGCTGCTGATCTACTTCCTGGTCCCGTTCCTGGTCTACCCGCCGCTGGTGCCGAAATACCTGGTGGTGACCGGGCTCGGCCTCAAGGACACCATCTGGGCGCTGATCCTGCCGCCGGCGATCAGCGTGTTCAACCTGGTGGTGGTGCGGGGATTCTTCCAGGCCATCCCGCAGGAGCTGCTGGACAGCGCCCGGGTCGACGGGGCCAGTCACTTCCGTACCCTGATGCGGATCGTGCTGCCGTTGTCCCGGGCGGTCATCGCCGTGGTCGGCCTGTTCTACGCGGTGAGCTACTGGAACGTCTGGTTCGATGCGCTGCTGTTCATGGACCGAAACGACATGTACCCGATCCAGCGGGTGTTGCAGAGCTACCTGCTGGCTGGCCAGGCCCCGCACACCTCCGGCGGCAGCAGCGGCGTGACGATGCCACCGACCGAGGCGATCAAGATGGCGGTGGTGGTGCTCACCGTCGCCCCGATCGTCGCGGTCTACCCGTTCATCCAACGGCACTTCATCAAGGGTGTGCTGATCGGTGCCGTGAAGGGCTGA